One window of Mesorhizobium loti R88b genomic DNA carries:
- a CDS encoding peptidoglycan DD-metalloendopeptidase family protein — MQLSVLKTNSRNLARGCAVLMIAGAAAGCSSQASRFNSVDDVFTSSTNNQRAIINKQDAVQPYPGDVSAAPLDGAHTQSVSRSSLEPVSSRPLPPPVSAQAAPAANPVRVASAPAMVRPAPHLDRTATGTVEPAAKPFKNAQPDAPKMAEAGRPHATEIVVRDGETINGIAQHYKVPADVIMKVNGLSATKGLKTGQKLVIPAYAYSSKAEPKVADAKPAKDGKHDLPATAPEKVAVLPQQPKLKDGKSAAQVDASAAASQPKEPKPAQAAKATGAAGTYTVQSGDTMSSIARKTGVGVVALKQANGMKDGLLKIGQTLKVPAGGTATVASAKPAKVDPVTTATTQPAAKATPAETLASYTPPKKDSKVIQQAEDDDAVAPDATGIGKMRWPVRGRVISSFGAGKDGVDIAVPTGTPVKAAENGVVIYAGDGLKEFGNTVLVRHENGLVTVYGHASSIEVQRGQKVKRGQEIALSGMSGTTDSPKLHFEVRKNSAPVDPSGYLE; from the coding sequence ATGCAACTCAGTGTTTTGAAGACAAACAGTCGCAATCTGGCGCGGGGCTGCGCTGTTCTCATGATTGCAGGCGCGGCCGCCGGGTGCAGTTCCCAGGCTTCGCGGTTCAACAGCGTCGATGATGTCTTCACGTCCTCGACGAACAATCAGCGCGCTATCATCAACAAGCAGGATGCCGTGCAGCCCTATCCGGGCGATGTCTCCGCTGCTCCGCTCGACGGCGCCCACACACAGTCGGTGAGCCGCTCCAGCCTCGAGCCGGTTTCGAGCCGGCCATTGCCGCCGCCGGTTTCAGCCCAGGCCGCGCCTGCCGCCAATCCGGTGCGTGTCGCATCGGCCCCCGCCATGGTGCGCCCGGCGCCGCATCTCGACAGGACGGCAACCGGAACCGTCGAACCGGCTGCGAAGCCGTTCAAGAATGCTCAGCCCGACGCGCCGAAGATGGCCGAGGCGGGCAGGCCGCATGCAACCGAAATCGTCGTCAGGGACGGCGAGACGATCAATGGCATCGCGCAGCACTACAAGGTGCCGGCCGACGTCATCATGAAGGTGAACGGCCTGAGTGCAACCAAAGGGCTGAAGACCGGCCAGAAGCTGGTCATCCCTGCCTATGCCTATTCGAGCAAGGCAGAGCCTAAGGTTGCCGATGCCAAGCCGGCGAAGGATGGCAAGCACGATCTGCCGGCCACCGCGCCTGAAAAGGTCGCCGTGCTGCCGCAGCAGCCGAAGCTCAAGGACGGCAAGTCAGCTGCTCAGGTCGATGCGTCGGCCGCCGCAAGCCAGCCCAAGGAGCCCAAGCCCGCACAGGCGGCCAAGGCAACGGGTGCTGCCGGCACCTATACGGTCCAGTCGGGCGACACGATGTCCTCGATCGCCAGGAAGACCGGCGTCGGCGTTGTTGCACTGAAGCAGGCCAACGGCATGAAGGATGGCTTGCTCAAGATCGGCCAGACCCTGAAGGTACCCGCCGGCGGAACAGCGACGGTCGCCAGTGCCAAGCCGGCGAAGGTCGACCCGGTGACCACGGCCACCACGCAACCGGCCGCGAAGGCTACGCCTGCGGAGACGCTGGCATCGTACACGCCGCCGAAGAAAGATTCGAAGGTCATTCAGCAGGCTGAGGACGACGATGCGGTGGCGCCCGATGCCACGGGCATCGGCAAGATGCGCTGGCCGGTGCGCGGCCGGGTGATTTCGAGTTTCGGGGCTGGCAAGGACGGTGTCGACATCGCTGTGCCCACGGGTACGCCAGTCAAGGCGGCGGAGAATGGCGTCGTCATCTATGCCGGTGACGGGCTCAAGGAATTCGGCAACACGGTGCTGGTGCGCCACGAGAACGGCCTGGTCACCGTCTACGGCCATGCCAGCTCAATCGAGGTGCAGCGCGGCCAGAAGGTCAAGCGCGGCCAGGAGATCGCGCTCTCGGGCATGAGCGGCACGACCGACTCGCCGAAGCTGCACTTCGAAGTGCGCAAGAATTCGGCTCCGGTCGATCCGTCCGGCTATCTCGAATAG
- a CDS encoding ATP-binding protein translates to MTDSIIDALNKKLDRLIEAVGRLAPPAVPETDLTEADCFVWQADPGYLEPVRKVNRVDIGLIRGVDRVRDILVDNTERFAAGFAANNVLLWGARGMGKSSLVKAVHAETNAKAQSQKAKSDLPLKLIEIHREDIDTLPKLMGLLKAAPFRFILFCDDLSFDHDDTSYKSLKAALEGGVEGRPANVIFYATSNRRHMLPRDMIDNERSTAINPSEAVEEKVSLSDRFGLWLGFHKCSQDEYLEMINGYASHHGLDIDPEQLRAEALEWATTRGARSGRVAWQFTQDLAGRLGKPLKD, encoded by the coding sequence ATGACCGACAGCATCATCGACGCCCTCAACAAGAAACTCGACCGCCTGATCGAGGCGGTCGGCCGCCTCGCCCCGCCGGCGGTGCCCGAAACCGACCTCACCGAGGCGGACTGCTTCGTCTGGCAGGCCGATCCCGGCTATCTGGAGCCGGTGCGCAAGGTCAATCGCGTCGACATCGGCCTGATCCGCGGCGTCGACCGCGTCCGCGACATCCTCGTCGACAACACCGAGCGCTTCGCCGCCGGCTTTGCTGCCAACAACGTGCTGCTATGGGGCGCGCGTGGCATGGGCAAATCGTCGCTGGTCAAGGCCGTGCATGCAGAGACCAACGCCAAGGCCCAATCACAAAAGGCCAAATCCGACCTGCCGCTGAAGCTCATCGAGATCCACCGCGAGGACATCGACACGCTGCCGAAACTGATGGGCTTGCTGAAGGCAGCTCCCTTCCGCTTCATCCTTTTTTGCGATGATTTGTCCTTCGATCATGACGACACGTCCTACAAGTCGCTGAAGGCAGCGCTCGAAGGCGGCGTCGAAGGCCGCCCGGCCAACGTCATCTTCTACGCCACCTCGAACCGCCGCCATATGCTGCCCCGCGACATGATCGACAATGAGCGCTCGACCGCCATCAACCCATCGGAAGCGGTCGAGGAAAAGGTCTCGCTGTCCGATCGTTTCGGGCTTTGGCTTGGCTTCCACAAATGTTCGCAGGACGAATATCTCGAGATGATCAATGGCTATGCCAGCCATCATGGCCTCGACATCGACCCCGAGCAGCTGCGCGCCGAGGCGCTGGAATGGGCGACGACACGTGGCGCCCGTTCGGGCCGCGTTGCCTGGCAGTTTACCCAAGACCTCGCCGGCCGGCTCGGCAAGCCGCTGAAGGACTAG
- the yajC gene encoding preprotein translocase subunit YajC has translation MPGASPDMFISILPFVLIFVIMYFLIIRPQRTQLKKRGEMLAAVRRGDTVVTGGGFVGKVTKVIDDNELEIDLGGGTKVTALRSTIADVRVKGEPVANQNAKK, from the coding sequence ATGCCCGGCGCCTCTCCCGATATGTTCATCAGCATTTTGCCGTTTGTCCTGATTTTTGTGATCATGTATTTTCTGATCATCCGCCCGCAGCGCACGCAGCTGAAGAAGCGCGGCGAGATGCTGGCGGCGGTCCGTCGTGGCGACACGGTCGTCACCGGCGGCGGTTTCGTCGGCAAGGTGACCAAGGTGATAGACGACAACGAGCTCGAGATCGACCTCGGCGGTGGCACCAAGGTGACGGCGCTGCGCTCGACGATCGCCGATGTGCGCGTCAAGGGCGAACCGGTGGCCAACCAGAACGCCAAGAAATAA
- the secDF gene encoding protein translocase subunit SecDF, producing the protein MLYFSRFKMILIWVAVAITVILAAPNLFPASVLAQLPSWVPKRQMTLGLDLQGGSHILLEMNQNDLIKDRLETTRDEIRTLLRDAKIGYTGLGGTGRTLQVRITDPAQLDAAKTALKTLTDPVAAGLFTGGSVQEMSLDESEPGLLKFTVTDAGIKYRTSTALAQSIEVVERRVNELGTTEPIVQRQGDDRILVQVPGLQDPQRLKEILGQTAKLTFQMVDQSMPVQDALKGRPPAGSSVLYSQDDPPVPYLIENRVIVSGENLVDAQATYNSQNNEPVVSFRFDSKGAARFGQATAQNVGKLFAIILDNQVISAPQIREPILGGTGQISGNFSAQSANDLAVLLRAGALPATLTVIEERTVGPGLGQDSIHAGKVAGIIGSVLVVAFMFVAYGFLGFLANIALAVHVAMIVGVLSLLGATLTLPGIAGIVLTIGMAVDSNVLIYERIREERRAGRSVIQAIDTGFTKALATIVDSNVTSLIATVVLFYLGTGPVKGFAITYAIGILTTVFTAFTFTRLLVSIWLRRARPKELPKAPVTFIPPGTKIPFMGIRRWTFALSSALSILSVVLFMSVGINYGIDFKGGSLIEVQSKSGDANLGDIRNRLTELNIGEVQVQQFGAPNDVLIRVGTQDAGENAEQTVIDKVRGELQDQYDFRRVEVVGPTVSGELAKQGTIAMIVALVGILVYVWFRFEWQFAVGAIVATVHDVVMTLGFFVITGLEFNQSSLAAILTIIGYSLNDTIVVYDRVREDLRKYKRMPLPQLLNNAINETLSRTTLTSVTTSLALLALVLFGGEVIRSFTLAMLFGVVFGTYSSIFIAAPLLILFKLRPQATADEEKPVSGGKAVAT; encoded by the coding sequence ATGCTGTATTTTTCGCGCTTCAAGATGATCCTGATCTGGGTGGCCGTGGCCATCACAGTGATCCTCGCCGCGCCCAACCTGTTCCCCGCCAGCGTGCTGGCCCAGTTGCCCAGTTGGGTGCCGAAGCGGCAGATGACGCTCGGCCTCGATCTGCAGGGCGGCTCGCACATCCTGCTCGAGATGAACCAGAACGATCTGATCAAGGATCGGCTGGAGACGACGCGCGACGAAATCCGCACGCTGCTGCGTGACGCCAAGATCGGCTACACCGGCCTTGGCGGTACGGGGCGGACCTTGCAGGTCCGCATCACCGATCCCGCCCAGCTCGATGCCGCCAAGACGGCGTTGAAGACCCTGACCGATCCTGTTGCCGCCGGCCTGTTCACGGGCGGCTCGGTCCAGGAAATGTCGCTGGACGAGTCCGAGCCGGGCTTGCTCAAATTCACCGTCACCGATGCCGGCATCAAGTACCGCACATCGACGGCATTGGCGCAGTCGATCGAAGTGGTCGAGCGCCGCGTCAACGAACTCGGCACCACCGAGCCCATTGTGCAGCGGCAAGGCGACGACCGCATCCTTGTCCAGGTGCCTGGCCTGCAGGATCCGCAGCGGCTGAAGGAAATCCTCGGCCAGACCGCGAAGCTGACCTTCCAGATGGTCGACCAGTCGATGCCGGTGCAGGACGCCCTCAAAGGGCGCCCGCCCGCCGGCTCGTCGGTGCTCTATTCCCAGGACGATCCGCCGGTTCCGTACTTGATCGAAAACCGTGTCATCGTTTCGGGCGAGAACCTCGTCGATGCGCAAGCGACCTACAATTCGCAAAACAACGAGCCAGTGGTTTCATTCCGCTTCGATTCGAAGGGAGCGGCGCGCTTCGGCCAGGCGACCGCGCAGAATGTCGGCAAGCTGTTTGCCATCATCCTCGACAACCAGGTGATTTCGGCGCCGCAGATTCGTGAACCGATCCTTGGCGGCACCGGCCAGATCTCCGGCAATTTCAGTGCCCAGAGCGCCAACGATCTCGCCGTGCTGCTGCGCGCCGGCGCGCTGCCGGCGACACTGACGGTGATCGAGGAACGTACGGTGGGTCCAGGCCTTGGCCAGGATTCGATCCATGCCGGCAAGGTCGCAGGCATCATCGGTTCGGTTCTCGTCGTTGCCTTCATGTTCGTTGCCTACGGCTTCCTCGGCTTCCTGGCCAACATCGCGCTGGCGGTGCACGTGGCGATGATCGTCGGCGTGCTGTCCCTGCTTGGCGCGACGCTGACCTTGCCCGGCATCGCCGGTATCGTGCTGACAATCGGCATGGCGGTCGATTCCAACGTGCTGATCTACGAACGAATCCGTGAGGAACGACGTGCCGGCCGCTCCGTGATCCAGGCGATCGACACCGGCTTCACCAAGGCGCTGGCGACCATCGTCGATTCCAATGTGACCTCGCTGATCGCCACCGTGGTGCTGTTCTATCTCGGCACCGGACCGGTGAAGGGCTTTGCCATCACCTACGCCATCGGCATCCTGACCACGGTCTTCACCGCCTTCACCTTCACCCGTTTGCTGGTGTCGATCTGGCTGCGTCGGGCTCGCCCGAAGGAGCTGCCGAAGGCGCCCGTGACCTTCATCCCGCCAGGTACCAAGATCCCCTTCATGGGCATCCGGCGGTGGACGTTCGCGCTGTCGAGCGCGTTGTCGATACTGTCGGTCGTGCTGTTCATGAGCGTCGGCATCAATTACGGCATCGACTTCAAGGGCGGTTCGCTGATCGAGGTGCAGTCCAAGAGCGGTGACGCCAATCTTGGCGATATCCGCAACCGGCTGACGGAACTCAACATCGGTGAAGTGCAGGTGCAGCAGTTCGGCGCACCGAACGACGTGTTGATCCGCGTCGGCACGCAAGACGCCGGTGAAAATGCCGAGCAGACCGTGATCGACAAGGTGCGCGGCGAGTTGCAGGACCAGTATGATTTCCGCCGCGTCGAAGTGGTGGGTCCGACTGTTTCCGGCGAACTGGCCAAGCAAGGCACCATCGCCATGATCGTCGCGCTGGTCGGCATCCTGGTCTATGTCTGGTTCCGCTTCGAATGGCAGTTCGCTGTCGGCGCTATCGTGGCCACGGTGCACGATGTGGTCATGACGCTCGGCTTCTTCGTCATCACCGGGCTCGAATTCAACCAATCGTCGCTGGCGGCAATCCTGACCATCATAGGCTACTCGCTGAACGATACGATCGTCGTCTATGACCGCGTCCGAGAAGATTTGCGAAAATACAAGCGAATGCCGCTGCCGCAGCTGTTGAACAACGCCATCAACGAGACGCTGTCGAGAACGACGCTGACCTCCGTGACGACCAGCTTGGCGCTGTTGGCGCTGGTGCTGTTCGGCGGCGAGGTGATCCGCTCATTCACGCTGGCGATGCTGTTCGGTGTTGTCTTCGGCACCTACTCGTCGATCTTCATCGCCGCGCCGCTGCTGATCCTGTTCAAGCTGCGGCCGCAGGCCACGGCCGACGAGGAGAAGCCTGTCAGCGGCGGCAAGGCGGTCGCGACCTGA
- a CDS encoding Mth938-like domain-containing protein codes for MAGKGIVIREAHFPGRAPIEAYGNGGFRFADMSHRGSLLCLPSGIHGWEPANPLALTVADFDRLLAEADKVEILLVGMGKDLRPLPAALRAALREAGIASDPMSTGAAVRTYNVLLAEDRAVAAALIAVD; via the coding sequence ATGGCCGGCAAAGGCATCGTCATCCGCGAGGCGCATTTCCCTGGCCGTGCGCCGATCGAGGCCTATGGCAATGGCGGGTTCCGCTTTGCCGACATGTCGCATCGCGGCTCGCTGCTGTGCCTGCCCTCCGGCATCCATGGCTGGGAGCCGGCAAATCCCTTGGCGCTTACTGTGGCGGATTTTGACAGGCTGCTGGCCGAGGCCGATAAGGTCGAAATCCTGTTGGTGGGCATGGGCAAGGATTTGAGGCCGTTGCCGGCGGCGCTGCGGGCTGCGCTGAGAGAAGCAGGCATAGCCTCCGACCCGATGTCGACCGGGGCCGCGGTGCGCACCTATAATGTCCTTCTGGCGGAAGACCGCGCCGTGGCTGCCGCGCTCATCGCCGTCGATTGA
- a CDS encoding phytoene/squalene synthase family protein — translation MAQNVEIVMDAVRAADHDRYLTALYAPADKRDALFSLYAFNAEIAGIRDRIHEALPGEVRLQWWRDLIAGDNDGAGIGHPVADALKATISAHRLPKLAFDNMLEARIFDLYDDPMPSRTDLEGYCGETAAALIQLAAMVLDPVEAPRFAELAGRAGCAQAMTGLLLLLPLHRRRGQCFIPADILAAAGSSPEEFVAGDGGPGAQRAVAAMIALAREHLSAFEQGAAGLPASLRPAFLPLALSRAYLDRMEGSRHSPLDGVVRLSALRRHWLLLRRASKGWLAL, via the coding sequence ATGGCGCAGAATGTTGAAATCGTCATGGATGCGGTGCGCGCCGCCGACCATGACCGCTATCTCACGGCGCTCTATGCGCCGGCCGACAAGCGCGATGCGCTGTTTTCGCTCTATGCTTTCAATGCCGAAATCGCGGGCATTCGCGATCGCATCCATGAAGCGTTGCCGGGCGAGGTGCGGCTGCAATGGTGGCGCGACCTCATCGCCGGCGACAATGATGGCGCAGGCATTGGCCATCCCGTCGCCGATGCGCTGAAGGCGACAATTTCCGCCCATCGCCTGCCTAAGCTGGCTTTCGACAACATGCTCGAAGCCCGCATCTTCGATCTCTACGACGATCCGATGCCGTCGCGCACCGATCTGGAAGGCTATTGCGGCGAAACGGCGGCAGCACTTATCCAGCTTGCGGCAATGGTGCTCGATCCCGTCGAGGCGCCGCGCTTTGCCGAACTGGCGGGCAGGGCGGGCTGTGCGCAGGCGATGACCGGCCTCTTGCTTCTGTTGCCGCTGCACCGCAGGCGCGGGCAGTGTTTTATCCCGGCCGACATCCTGGCGGCGGCTGGGTCGTCGCCGGAAGAGTTTGTTGCCGGCGATGGCGGGCCTGGGGCACAGCGCGCGGTCGCGGCGATGATCGCGCTGGCGCGCGAACACCTATCCGCTTTCGAGCAGGGCGCTGCAGGGCTACCGGCGTCGTTGCGTCCGGCATTCCTGCCACTGGCCTTGTCGCGCGCCTATCTCGACAGGATGGAAGGCTCGCGCCATTCACCGCTCGATGGCGTCGTGCGGCTGTCGGCCTTGCGCCGGCATTGGCTGCTGTTGCGTCGCGCCAGCAAGGGCTGGCTGGCACTTTGA
- a CDS encoding sterol desaturase family protein: protein MDNYDFPQVTQLAIPFFVAAILIELWLVRTGRARGSFETRDTLTSLMMGTGNVVAGLLLGVVSYWALLWLWQFRFFNLGLSVWVFLVAFLLDDLRYYVYHRIAHRVRWVWAEHVNHHSSQHYNLSTALRQSWTGLFTFMFVLQAPLVLLGFHPAVIAFTFGFNLVWQFWIHTETIGKMWGWFEFVFNTPSHHRVHHATNPRYLDANYAGTLIIWDRMFGTFVAELEEDRPRYGIVKNLGTFNPLKVAFHEWIGMFRDAFAPGLTLSDRLNYLIKPPGWSHDGSRETSESLKAAYVRRNPGEAGKPGLPMAGAEPAE from the coding sequence ATGGACAACTATGATTTCCCGCAGGTCACCCAGCTTGCCATTCCGTTCTTCGTCGCCGCCATCCTGATCGAGCTCTGGCTCGTGCGCACCGGCCGCGCCAGGGGTTCGTTCGAAACCCGCGATACCTTGACCAGCCTGATGATGGGCACCGGCAATGTGGTTGCCGGGCTGCTGCTTGGCGTCGTCTCCTACTGGGCGCTGCTGTGGCTGTGGCAGTTCCGTTTCTTCAATCTAGGCCTGTCGGTGTGGGTGTTCCTGGTTGCCTTCCTGCTCGATGATCTGCGCTACTATGTCTATCACCGCATCGCGCACCGGGTGCGCTGGGTGTGGGCAGAGCACGTCAACCATCATTCCAGCCAACACTACAATCTGTCGACGGCGCTGCGGCAAAGCTGGACCGGGCTGTTCACCTTCATGTTCGTGCTGCAGGCGCCTTTGGTGCTGCTCGGCTTCCATCCGGCGGTGATTGCCTTCACCTTCGGCTTCAACCTGGTCTGGCAGTTCTGGATCCACACCGAGACGATCGGCAAGATGTGGGGCTGGTTCGAATTCGTCTTCAACACGCCTTCGCACCACCGCGTCCATCACGCCACCAATCCGCGCTATCTCGACGCCAACTATGCCGGCACGCTGATCATCTGGGACCGCATGTTCGGCACCTTCGTCGCGGAGCTGGAAGAGGACCGGCCGCGCTACGGCATCGTCAAGAATCTCGGCACCTTCAACCCGCTGAAAGTGGCTTTCCACGAATGGATCGGCATGTTCAGGGATGCGTTCGCGCCGGGGCTGACTTTGAGTGATCGCCTGAACTACCTGATCAAGCCGCCCGGCTGGAGCCATGACGGCTCGCGCGAAACCTCGGAGAGTTTGAAAGCCGCCTATGTCAGGCGAAATCCGGGGGAGGCAGGCAAGCCAGGGTTGCCGATGGCGGGTGCTGAGCCCGCCGAATAG
- the trmFO gene encoding methylenetetrahydrofolate--tRNA-(uracil(54)-C(5))-methyltransferase (FADH(2)-oxidizing) TrmFO produces the protein MSKNPIHIIGGGLAGSEAAWQAAQAGVPVVLHEMRPVRGTDAHKTDSLAELVCSNSFRSDDAENNAVGLLHAEMRLAGSLIMSAGDANQVPAGGALAVDRDGFSEAVTKRLEAHPLISIQREEVPGPPPAEWDQAIIATGPLTAPSLAQSIAEATGADALAFFDAIAPIIHFDTIDMDICWFQSRYDKVGPGGTGKDYINCPMDKEQYLAFVQALVDGQKTEFKQWEGTPYFDGCLPIEIMAERGVETLRYGPMKPMGLTNAHNPTVKAYAVVQLRQDNALGTLYNMVGFQTKLKHAEQVRVFRTIPGLENADFARLGGLHRNTYINSPTLLDASLQLKSRPGLRFAGQITGCEGYVESAAIGLLAGRFAAAERLGHALSLPPLTTAFGALLNHITGGHIVSDDEPGKRSFQPMNVNFGLFPPVEAVKIEGKRLRGKDKTVAKRHAITSRAQADCRQWLGLPAQPETAEAAE, from the coding sequence ATGAGCAAAAACCCCATCCATATTATCGGCGGCGGTCTCGCCGGTTCCGAAGCCGCATGGCAAGCCGCGCAAGCAGGCGTTCCCGTTGTGCTGCACGAAATGCGCCCGGTTCGCGGCACCGACGCCCACAAGACCGATAGCCTGGCCGAGCTGGTCTGTTCCAACTCCTTCCGCTCCGATGACGCCGAAAACAATGCGGTCGGCCTGCTTCACGCCGAAATGCGGCTGGCCGGCTCCTTGATCATGAGCGCCGGCGACGCCAACCAGGTGCCGGCCGGCGGCGCGCTTGCCGTCGACCGCGACGGTTTCTCCGAAGCGGTGACGAAAAGGCTGGAAGCCCACCCGCTGATATCAATCCAGCGCGAGGAAGTGCCAGGCCCGCCGCCGGCGGAGTGGGACCAGGCGATCATCGCCACGGGACCGCTGACCGCTCCTTCGCTTGCCCAGTCGATCGCCGAGGCGACCGGTGCCGATGCTCTCGCCTTTTTCGATGCCATCGCGCCGATCATCCATTTCGACACGATCGACATGGACATTTGCTGGTTTCAGTCGCGCTACGATAAGGTCGGCCCCGGCGGCACCGGCAAGGACTACATCAACTGTCCGATGGACAAGGAGCAGTATCTTGCCTTCGTGCAGGCGCTGGTCGACGGCCAGAAGACCGAGTTCAAGCAATGGGAAGGCACGCCCTATTTCGATGGCTGCCTGCCGATCGAGATCATGGCCGAGCGCGGCGTCGAAACACTGCGCTACGGGCCAATGAAGCCGATGGGCCTGACCAATGCCCACAACCCGACGGTAAAAGCCTATGCCGTTGTGCAGCTGCGGCAGGACAATGCGCTGGGTACGCTCTACAACATGGTCGGCTTCCAGACCAAACTGAAGCACGCCGAGCAGGTGCGCGTTTTCCGCACCATTCCGGGCCTCGAAAACGCCGATTTCGCTCGGCTGGGCGGCCTGCACCGCAACACCTACATCAATTCGCCGACCTTGCTCGACGCCTCGCTGCAGCTGAAGTCGCGCCCCGGCCTGCGCTTTGCCGGCCAGATCACCGGCTGCGAGGGCTATGTCGAAAGCGCTGCGATCGGCTTGCTCGCCGGCCGCTTCGCCGCCGCCGAAAGGCTCGGCCATGCGCTGTCGCTGCCGCCGCTCACCACAGCTTTTGGTGCGTTGCTCAACCACATCACCGGCGGCCATATCGTCTCCGACGACGAACCGGGCAAGCGCTCGTTCCAGCCGATGAACGTCAATTTCGGCCTGTTCCCGCCAGTGGAAGCGGTAAAGATCGAAGGCAAACGCCTGCGAGGCAAGGATAAAACGGTCGCCAAGCGGCACGCCATCACCTCGCGTGCGCAAGCCGATTGCCGGCAATGGCTGGGGTTGCCGGCACAACCAGAAACTGCAGAAGCCGCGGAATAA
- a CDS encoding DUF1127 domain-containing protein yields the protein MNLIRNYRNWRVYRETVTELGRLSNRQLHDLGIVRDEIKIIARQAL from the coding sequence ATGAACCTGATCCGCAACTATCGTAACTGGCGCGTTTATCGCGAGACGGTTACCGAGCTGGGTCGCCTTTCGAACCGTCAGCTGCATGATCTCGGTATCGTCCGCGACGAAATCAAGATCATCGCCCGGCAAGCCCTCTAA
- a CDS encoding DUF1127 domain-containing protein yields the protein MNLIRNYRNWRRYRDTVSELSRLSNRELTDLGISRSDIPYVARKAV from the coding sequence ATGAACCTGATCCGCAACTACCGCAACTGGCGCCGCTACAGGGACACCGTGTCCGAGCTGAGCCGCCTGAGCAACCGTGAACTGACCGACCTCGGCATCAGCCGCAGCGACATTCCTTACGTCGCTCGCAAGGCGGTCTAA
- a CDS encoding DUF2157 domain-containing protein, whose amino-acid sequence MAGYSSRVRSDIARWLQAGLIDAATADSLTRDVEANARQSLSFGSILAMMAALLFGAAILIFVAANWDAIPRLVRVAALFIVILGGYVGGAVLKTRDHAAIGEALWVVAAAAFGGSIALIGQMYHLSGDEASALVTWGAGTALAAVALRSNPLTVAAVGIADAWLFLKGFDYYSRSEFPHAFVVMAVVLFVVSFWTRSQPARHLIILSLLFYLVLLAMNHATLPVAIPLVIVSIVLFAASVFAPEPVDKVVQLGGRLPLHALFGFLTGLAIIQFELADESIYNSGFTVASVIALAGIVAAIVLAGRESRGLRWLAYLGFAFELAMIYVVTLQSMLDTAGFFLAAAVLLGILAVVIIRVEKRMKGPASTGATA is encoded by the coding sequence ATGGCGGGCTATTCGTCACGAGTGAGGTCGGATATTGCGCGGTGGCTGCAGGCAGGCCTGATCGACGCCGCGACAGCCGATTCCCTGACGCGTGACGTCGAGGCCAATGCGCGCCAATCGCTCAGCTTCGGTTCCATCTTGGCGATGATGGCCGCTCTGCTCTTTGGTGCCGCCATCCTGATCTTCGTCGCCGCCAACTGGGATGCGATCCCGCGCCTGGTGCGCGTGGCGGCACTCTTTATCGTCATCCTTGGCGGCTATGTCGGCGGCGCGGTTTTGAAGACACGCGACCATGCGGCGATTGGCGAGGCGTTGTGGGTCGTGGCGGCGGCGGCCTTCGGCGGTTCGATCGCGCTGATCGGCCAGATGTATCATCTGTCCGGCGACGAGGCTTCCGCGCTCGTCACCTGGGGCGCCGGCACGGCACTGGCGGCGGTCGCGCTACGGTCGAACCCGCTGACCGTCGCGGCGGTCGGTATTGCCGATGCCTGGCTGTTCCTGAAAGGGTTCGATTACTACAGCCGCAGCGAGTTTCCGCATGCCTTCGTCGTCATGGCGGTCGTGCTGTTTGTCGTGTCATTCTGGACCCGCAGCCAGCCGGCGCGGCACCTGATCATTCTCTCACTGCTCTTCTATCTCGTGCTGTTGGCGATGAATCACGCCACGCTGCCGGTGGCGATCCCACTGGTCATTGTCTCCATCGTGCTCTTCGCGGCTTCTGTCTTTGCGCCGGAGCCGGTCGACAAGGTCGTGCAGCTTGGCGGCCGCTTGCCTCTGCACGCGCTGTTCGGCTTCCTCACCGGCCTCGCCATCATCCAGTTCGAACTGGCCGACGAAAGCATCTACAACAGCGGTTTCACCGTCGCCTCGGTTATAGCACTTGCCGGTATCGTTGCCGCTATCGTGCTGGCGGGAAGGGAGAGCCGGGGCCTGCGTTGGCTTGCCTATCTCGGCTTCGCCTTCGAACTCGCCATGATCTATGTCGTGACCCTGCAATCGATGCTCGACACGGCCGGCTTCTTCCTTGCCGCCGCGGTGCTGCTCGGCATCCTTGCGGTCGTCATCATCCGCGTCGAAAAGCGCATGAAGGGTCCAGCCAGCACGGGAGCCACGGCATGA